One Cydia pomonella isolate Wapato2018A chromosome 15, ilCydPomo1, whole genome shotgun sequence DNA window includes the following coding sequences:
- the LOC133525497 gene encoding uncharacterized protein LOC133525497 isoform X2 gives MEYIKLQQNIEEIIDKAASNLKKSPKSRMTNTYLQARLDLLEGNWKSFESNHQTILLESKDPSNTYFTNETYDRVEEKYIDYKCQLKEALEKIKSTMSTSSTHTHNNLQSESNPSSAVKLPRIIIPVFSGKYAEWPTFHDLFESVINNNQTLAPVQKLHYLKGHLTGEAEQLIRHTPITDANYEQCWTLLKKRYSNTRYISSCILNRLISQKTLTAASSYGVKQILDTTNECLSALTNMNIDVSTWDLIIIHLIIQKLDQESRKEWEHKISDYSDKLPTFSEFSTFLESRFRALEFLEPSTKKETRLKETERPKVFSITSSASSVSCPFCAEAHLLYQCKRFSQDSVQQRRDFVKSKALCFNCFGAKHSATHCKRDTTCRRCGRRHHSLLHLDSEQPPSAQPSRAVEGVKIHNQQPSTHEKSEQKEPGPGNIVAHAAESSGSSNSEIILTTALVKVENKGNCHILRAFLDQGAQLSFVTERAVQLLQLHKIPVNVSVDPSGLGGEKIPLSVPIKHKVQFKIQSICSSFSCVVQAYVVSQVTNPIPSQKVEIHDWQELKKLKMADPGYDTPGHVDMLLGAEVYGLTLTEGIVRNPTSTLTAQNTALGWILSGRTQVTRGTRK, from the exons ATggaatatataaaattacagCAAAATATAGAAGAGATAATTGACAAGGCCGCTTCTAACCTCAAAAAATCACCGAAATCGCGTATGACCAACACGTACTTACAAGCAAGGTTAGATCTTCTCGAAGGAAATTGGAAATCTTTCGAGAGCAACCATCAAACGATTTTGTTAGAATCTAAGGATCCAAGCAATACGTACTTCACAAATGAAACCTATGACAGAGtcgaagaaaaatatattgattataAGTGTCAGTTAAAAGAGGCCTtggaaaaaatcaaatcaacaaTGTCAACATCCTCAACTCACACACATAATAATCTACAGAGTGAATCAAATCCATCAAGTGCAGTGAAGCTACCTAGAATTATAATCCCCGTATTTTCTGGCAAGTATGCGGAGTGGCCTACTTTTCACGACCTATTCGAATCTGTGATCAATAACAACCAGACTTTAGCACCTGTACAAAAGCTCCACTACTTAAAGGGTCATCTGACGGGTGAAGCAGAGCAGTTAATACGACACACACCTATAACGGATGCAAATTATGAACAATGTTGGACATTATTGAAGAAACGTTACAGCAACACTCGCTACATCTCATCGTGCATACTTAACCGCTTAATAAGCCAAAAGACTTTAACCGCAGCATCTTCTTATGGTGTCAAACAAATATTAGACACAACAAATGAATGTTTAAGTGCTCTGACCAACATGAATATTGATGTTTCAACATGGGATCTTATCATCATCCACCTGATCATACAGAAGCTTGACCAGGAATCCCGGAAAGAATGGGAACACAAGATAAGTGATTACTCAGATAAACTACCAACGTTTAGTGAATTTTCAACATTCCTAGAATCCAGATTTAGAGCATTGGAGTTCTTAGAGCCAAGTACTAAGAAAGAAACAAGATTAAAAGAAACAGAGCGACCTAAAGTGTTCAGCATTACCTCATCAGCATCATCAGTATCCTGCCCATTTTGTGCAGAGGCTCACTTGTTGTACCAATGTAAGCGGTTTAGCCAGGACTCTGTACAACAACGGAGGGACTTTGTCAAAAGTAAGGCGTTGTGCTTCAATTGCTTTGGAGCAAAGCATTCTGCAACACACTGCAAGCGAGACACAACATGTAGGCGCTGCGGCCGCCGTCACCACTCCCTATTGCATCTGGACAGCGAGCAACCACCTTCAGCGCAACCAAGCCGAGCCGTTGAAGGGGTGAAGATCCACAACCAACAGCCGAGTACCCATGAGAAGTCGGAGCAGAAGGAACCTGGGCCTGGTAACATTGTGGCTCACGCTGCCGAAAGTTCAGGTTCATCGAATAGTGAGATAATATTAACAACGGCATTAgttaaggtagaaaataaagGAAACTGTCATATACTTAGGGCATTTCTTGACCAGGGTGCACAATTATCATTCGTGACTGAGCGTGCTGTACAATTGCTTCAGTTACACAAGATACCTGTTAATGTTAGTGTTGATCCCTCAGGGCTGGGCGGAGAAAAAATCCCCTTGTCAGTCCCAATTAAACACAAAGTTCAATTCAAAATACAATCCATTTGTAGCTCTTTTAGTTGCGTTGTTCAAGCATATGTGGTAAGTCAGGTAACTAATCCCATTCCTTCACAGAAAGTTGAGATTCATGATTGGCAGGAGTTGAAGAAATTAAAGATGGCAGATCCAGGATATGACACTCCAGGCCATGTGGACATGTTGCTGGGTGCTGAGGTGTATGGACTGACCCTGACAGAGGGTATTGTACGTAATCCGACGTCCACGCTGACAGCACAGAACACCGCTTTGGGCTGGATCCTGTCAGGAAGAACACAA GTCACTCGTGGGACGAGGAAGTGA
- the LOC133525497 gene encoding uncharacterized protein LOC133525497 isoform X1, whose amino-acid sequence MPRWVGVRQDASDIQLHGYCDASNDAYAAVVYLRVVDHEGNVTVHLVAARTKVCPIRQISTPRLELSGAVLLSKLLAEVSTVLSMPVSHCRAWTDSTIVLAWLQGEPNRWTTFVANRVTEILSILNHDQWAHVESTSNPADCASRGMSPSDFIQFELWVHGPAWLHDPNYQHPTSEPVSTELEAKPMKVQVCTVLSPAQPSEELSAWTKYSSLTKAVRVVAYCLRFCKKLKGESFPSYLTARELDNALKVGIKASQLSAFPRELTNLNNSNPLPRRSIILSLCPFLDEDGIMRTRGRIEHSDHSYNVKHPIIMPHDHHLSKLIVSDAHSRTLHGGPQLTLNYVRSKFLIINAKSLIRHILSKCVRCIKYKVTKTQPFMADLPSSRVTVARPFHRTGCDYAGPINIRISKGRGCKSYKGYIALFVCMVTRCIHLEAVSSLTTEGFLAAYRRFVARRGPCKEIWSDNGSNFVGASKELRILFQQGEASVMKEVAEALANEGTEWHFIPPRAPNFGGLWEAGVASTKYHLKRVLDGTTLTFEELSTVLAQAEACLNSRPMYQLPSNEVDTSPLTPGHFLVGEALVTAPDRNYEDSQISPLHRWQLTQKIMQQFWRKWSQEYLTTLYQRYKWTKVTPEPQVGDVVLVKEDDLPPSMWLYGLVQEKHPGPDNVTRVVTLKCKHSKLMRPVSKLIVLPVAN is encoded by the coding sequence ATGCCACGATGGGTTGGCGTCAGGCAAGACGCGAGTGATATCCAGCTGCATGGGTACTGCGACGCCTCCAACGACGCTTACGCAGCAGTCGTATACCTGAGGGTAGTGGATCATGAAGGTAATGTTACTGTCCATTTAGTCGCAGCCAGAACGAAGGTCTGTCCAATCCGCCAAATTTCCACACCCCGACTTGAACTTTCCGGAGCAGTACTCTTATCCAAACTGCTGGCAGAAGTATCCACTGTCTTATCCATGCCAGTCAGTCATTGCAGGGCTTGGACAGACTCAACCATAGTCCTCGCATGGCTTCAAGGTGAGCCGAACCGTTGGACAACGTTTGTTGCCAATCGCGTCACCGAGATCCTATCCATACTAAACCATGATCAGTGGGCGCATGTAGAATCCACCAGCAACCCGGCAGACTGTGCAAGTCGAGGAATGTCACCATCTGATTTCATCCAATTCGAGTTGTGGGTCCATGGCCCAGCTTGGCTACATGACCCTAACTACCAGCATCCAACATCCGAGCCCGTATCCACTGAGCTAGAAGCAAAGCCCATGAAAGTCCAGGTATGTACAGTTTTATCCCCTGCTCAGCCATCCGAAGAGTTGAGTGCTTGGACTAAATACTCATCTTTAACAAAGGCAGTAAGAGTAGTAGCTTACTGTCTCAGATTTTGTAAAAAACTGAAAGGAGAATCTTTTCCATCCTATCTGACCGCAAGAGAGCTTGATAATGCCTTGAAGGTAGGTATTAAAGCAAGTCAATTGTCAGCCTTTCCCCGGGAGTTAACTAACCTGAATAACTCTAATCCACTTCCCCGGAGAAGCATTATCTTATCATTGTGTCCCTTCTTGGACGAGGATGGCATTATGAGAACGCGAGGTAGGATTGAGCATAGCGATCATTCTTATAATGTAAAGCATCCTATCATAATGCCTCATGACCATCACTTGTCAAAGCTGATTGTGAGTGACGCTCACTCAAGGACTCTCCACGGAGGCCCCCAACTCACCCTAAATTATGTAAGATCCAAGTTTCTAATTATTAATGCCAAAAGCTtgattagacatattttaagtaaatgtgTGAGATGTATAAAGTACAAAGTCACCAAAACTCAACCCTTCATGGCTGATTTACCCAGTAGCAGGGTGACTGTTGCTCGACCGTTCCACCGCACCGGGTGCGACTATGCAGGCCCtataaatatcagaatatcCAAAGGTAGAGGATGCAAGAGCTATAAGGGCTATATAGCACTGTTTGTATGTATGGTAACCCGTTGTATCCACCTGGAGGCAGTAAGTTCACTTACCACTGAAGGGTTTCTAGCTGCTTATAGACGGTTCGTGGCACGTCGAGGACCCTGTAAGGAGATTTGGAGCGACAATGGGTCCAACTTTGTCGGTGCATCCAAGGAACTGCGCATCCTCTTCCAGCAGGGCGAGGCTTCTGTCATGAAAGAGGTTGCTGAGGCCTTAGCTAATGAAGGTACTGAATGGCATTTTATTCCACCCCGGGCTCCCAATTTCGGTGGACTCTGGGAGGCGGGTGTCGCCTctactaaatatcatttgaaacgGGTCCTAGATGGCACCACTCTCACGTTTGAGGAGTTATCAACGGTTTTAGCACAGGCTGAGGCTTGTCTAAACAGTAGGCCCATGTACCAGCTGCCATCAAATGAAGTGGACACGAGTCCACTCACCCCGGGACACTTTCTAGTTGGCGAAGCTCTGGTAACCGCGCCAGATCGCAACTATGAAGATTCTCAAATCAGCCCTTTACATAGATGGCAGCTCACCCAGAAGATTATGCAGCAGTTCTGGCGAAAGTGGTCTCAGGAGTACCTAACAACGCTCTATCAGAGGTACAAATGGACTAAGGTGACCCCAGAGCCACAGGTAGGTGACGTAGTGTTAGTTAAGGAGGATGATCTCCCGCCCTCGATGTGGTTATATGGGTTAGTACAAGAAAAGCACCCTGGTCCAGACAATGTCACTAGAGTCGTTACCTTAAAATGTAAACATTCCAAACTTATGAGACCTGTTTCCAAATTAATAGTGTTGCCTGTTGCCAACTAG